Proteins found in one Litorihabitans aurantiacus genomic segment:
- the crtI gene encoding phytoene desaturase family protein: MARVVVIGAGIAGLATATLLAREGHEVEILERGSRVGGRAGWIDDAGFRFDTGPSWYLMADVFAHYAELIGTSIEEMLDLHVLDSYTILAGEADPSSAVDRLDVPRGLDAVADLAESLEPGAGQQLREYLDSARRALEISLAEFLYNPFSSVPDISGERLRRASRDLVRWLSTTLTRWSDARFQHPLLRQMLQYNAIFLGVDPREAPAIYHLMSHIDLVEGVRYPTGGFTAFVHALHERALAEGVRITLDAEVTQIVAARRRGPALPVGSRGQVRGVEWTDAGGEHRRTRAEIVVSAADMHHTETQLLAPDLQTWPERAWTRTKPGPSSVLVMLGVSGELPSLPHHTLMLTRDWEVGLDAVFQGSATPETTSLYVCRPSATDDGVAPAGSENLFLLVPVSGEIGLGHGSGYPGSAAAQGRGRTPPSSASPTSRSTRWPAGPACPTSPSGSRCATRSVRPTSAPSTTPGVTACSAPRTCCASRRCSAAVPPRGRSRACTTRARRRCPASVCRCASSRPSWC; encoded by the coding sequence GTGGCGCGCGTCGTCGTGATCGGTGCAGGTATCGCGGGGCTGGCCACGGCCACCCTGCTCGCGCGCGAGGGGCACGAGGTGGAGATCCTCGAGCGCGGCTCGCGCGTCGGCGGGCGCGCCGGGTGGATCGACGACGCGGGGTTCCGCTTCGACACCGGACCGTCCTGGTACCTGATGGCGGACGTGTTCGCGCACTACGCCGAGCTCATCGGCACGAGCATCGAGGAGATGCTCGACCTGCACGTGCTGGACAGCTACACGATCCTGGCGGGGGAGGCGGACCCGAGCTCCGCCGTCGACCGCCTGGACGTGCCGCGCGGTCTCGACGCCGTCGCCGACCTCGCCGAGAGCCTCGAGCCCGGCGCGGGGCAGCAGCTCCGCGAGTACCTCGACTCGGCCCGTCGGGCGCTGGAGATCTCCCTGGCGGAGTTCCTCTACAACCCGTTCTCGTCCGTTCCGGACATCAGCGGCGAGCGCCTGCGGCGCGCCTCGCGCGACCTCGTGCGCTGGCTCTCCACGACGCTCACGCGCTGGTCCGACGCCCGGTTCCAGCACCCGCTGCTGCGCCAGATGCTGCAGTACAACGCGATCTTCCTCGGGGTCGACCCGCGCGAGGCCCCCGCCATCTACCACCTGATGAGCCACATCGACCTCGTCGAGGGCGTGCGCTACCCGACCGGCGGCTTCACCGCGTTCGTGCACGCGCTGCACGAGCGGGCGCTCGCCGAGGGGGTGCGGATCACGCTGGACGCGGAGGTCACGCAGATCGTCGCCGCCCGACGGCGCGGCCCGGCCCTCCCGGTCGGCTCGCGCGGGCAGGTCCGCGGGGTCGAGTGGACGGACGCCGGCGGTGAGCACCGACGGACGCGCGCGGAGATCGTCGTCTCCGCCGCGGACATGCACCACACCGAGACTCAGCTGCTCGCGCCCGATCTGCAGACCTGGCCCGAGCGGGCCTGGACCCGCACGAAGCCGGGACCCTCGAGCGTGCTCGTCATGCTCGGCGTCTCGGGCGAGCTGCCGAGCCTGCCGCACCACACCCTCATGCTCACGCGCGACTGGGAGGTCGGGCTCGACGCGGTCTTCCAGGGCAGCGCGACGCCGGAGACGACCTCGCTGTACGTGTGCCGGCCCTCGGCGACCGACGACGGCGTGGCTCCCGCGGGCAGCGAGAACCTGTTCCTCCTCGTGCCCGTCTCGGGCGAGATCGGGCTCGGGCACGGGAGCGGGTACCCGGGCAGCGCCGCGGCGCAGGGTCGGGGGCGGACCCCGCCGTCGAGCGCATCGCCGACCTCGCGATCGACCAGGTGGCCCGCTGGGCCGGCGTGCCCGACCTCGCCGAGCGGATCACGGTGCGCCACACGCTCGGTCCGGCCGACTTCGGCACCGAGTACCACTCCTGGCGTGACGGCATGCTCGGCCCCGCGCACGTGCTGCGCCAGTCGGCGATGTTCCGCCGCGGTCCCGCCTCGCGGAAGGTCGAGGGCCTGTACTACGCGGGCGCGACGACGGTGCCCGGCGTCGGTGTGCCGATGTGCCTCATCTCGGCCGAGCTGGTGCTGA
- a CDS encoding phytoene/squalene synthase family protein: MSVPERSRGSSGADATVNAAALTRYTRVAQDSAQRVIASYSTSFGLATRLLAPRCRTAIASVYALVRVADEVVDGVGSAAGLTLPEQLTALRALEAEVDAAIASGFSTNLVVHAFAVAARASGIDASLTRPFFASMEMDLDPHDLDAAEQEAYVYGSAEVVGLMCLQVFLAGRTVPDADREVMTASARALGAAFQNVNFLRDLADDAARGRGYLPGEESGATATSASHAVVDEATKRLWVDRVDADVATARRGLALLPRDCRAGVGAALALFAELNRRIEATPADQLARRRISVPAPVKARLVAAVVLKEAPWRASS, translated from the coding sequence GTGAGCGTGCCCGAGCGCAGCAGAGGCAGCAGCGGAGCCGACGCGACGGTCAACGCCGCCGCCCTCACGCGCTACACCCGCGTCGCGCAGGACTCCGCCCAGCGCGTCATCGCCAGCTACTCGACGTCCTTCGGTCTCGCCACGCGCCTCCTCGCGCCCCGCTGCCGCACCGCGATCGCGTCCGTCTACGCGCTCGTGCGCGTCGCGGACGAGGTGGTCGACGGCGTCGGGTCCGCCGCGGGGCTCACGCTCCCCGAGCAGCTCACCGCCCTGCGCGCGCTCGAGGCGGAGGTCGACGCCGCGATCGCCTCGGGGTTCAGCACGAACCTCGTGGTGCACGCCTTCGCCGTCGCCGCCCGTGCCAGCGGCATCGACGCGAGCCTGACGCGGCCGTTCTTCGCCTCGATGGAGATGGACCTCGACCCGCACGACCTCGACGCGGCCGAGCAGGAGGCCTACGTCTACGGCAGCGCCGAGGTCGTCGGGCTCATGTGCCTGCAGGTCTTCCTCGCGGGCCGCACGGTGCCCGACGCCGACCGCGAGGTCATGACCGCCAGCGCCCGCGCCCTCGGTGCCGCCTTCCAGAACGTCAACTTCCTGCGGGACCTCGCCGACGACGCCGCGCGCGGCCGCGGATACCTGCCGGGCGAGGAATCCGGGGCGACGGCGACGAGCGCGAGCCACGCCGTCGTCGACGAGGCCACCAAGCGCCTGTGGGTGGACCGGGTCGACGCCGACGTCGCCACCGCCCGCCGCGGGCTCGCGCTCCTGCCGCGCGACTGCCGCGCCGGCGTCGGCGCCGCGCTCGCGCTCTTCGCCGAGCTCAACCGGCGCATCGAGGCCACCCCGGCCGACCAGCTCGCGCGGCGGCGGATCTCCGTCCCCGCACCCGTCAAGGCGCGCCTCGTGGCCGCCGTCGTCCTGAAGGAGGCTCCGTGGCGCGCGTCGTCGTGA
- a CDS encoding polyprenyl synthetase family protein yields the protein MPEALRVASPRIADFVDVDGVTEVRRRLAQIPREQGRRAAAYSPELAQIWGVIGENLVEGKLVRPAILLAVADTVSAASDTSATSNTADITPDPAHDARREAVLELAVAVEMLHLAFLLHDDVIDHDTVRRGRPNLIARIGREITAEGASDAERRAVGEAAGILAGDLVLSQAHQCLARIDAPADVRRRLLELLQETLQHSVAGELADVGYSLRAHRPSLADVLTMSQSKTGAYTVRLPLLWALIALEADVPDELEDFAAALGLAFQLQDDLLGLFGDPALVGKDPVSDIREGKYTAVMAHASSTPEWAEISSHLGRADITPDDAARVLALLESSGARAAAQDDLERALTDARRIADEAGALRGVLQALVAALTERRS from the coding sequence ATGCCCGAAGCACTGCGCGTGGCCTCGCCACGCATCGCCGACTTCGTCGACGTCGACGGCGTCACCGAGGTCCGCCGTCGCCTGGCGCAGATCCCGCGCGAGCAGGGTCGCCGCGCCGCCGCCTACAGCCCCGAGCTGGCGCAGATCTGGGGCGTCATCGGCGAGAACCTCGTCGAGGGCAAGCTCGTGCGCCCGGCGATCCTGCTCGCCGTCGCTGACACCGTGAGCGCCGCCAGCGACACCAGCGCCACCAGCAACACCGCCGACATCACCCCCGACCCCGCGCACGACGCGCGCCGCGAGGCGGTGCTCGAGCTCGCCGTCGCCGTCGAGATGCTGCACCTCGCCTTCCTGCTGCACGACGACGTGATCGACCACGACACGGTGCGGCGCGGCCGCCCGAACCTCATCGCCCGCATCGGCCGGGAGATCACCGCCGAGGGCGCCTCCGACGCCGAGCGCCGCGCCGTCGGCGAGGCCGCCGGGATCCTCGCAGGCGACCTCGTGCTCTCCCAGGCGCACCAGTGCCTCGCACGCATCGACGCGCCCGCCGACGTCCGCCGCCGCCTGCTCGAGCTGCTCCAGGAGACGCTGCAGCACTCGGTCGCGGGCGAGCTGGCCGACGTCGGCTACTCGCTGCGCGCGCACCGCCCGAGCCTCGCGGACGTGCTGACCATGTCGCAGTCCAAGACCGGCGCCTACACCGTGCGCCTCCCGCTCCTGTGGGCGCTGATCGCGCTCGAGGCCGACGTGCCCGACGAGCTCGAGGACTTCGCCGCCGCGCTCGGCCTCGCGTTCCAGCTCCAGGACGATCTGCTCGGGCTCTTCGGCGACCCCGCGCTCGTCGGCAAGGACCCCGTCAGCGACATCCGCGAGGGCAAGTACACCGCCGTGATGGCGCACGCGAGCAGCACACCGGAGTGGGCCGAGATCTCCTCCCACCTCGGCCGGGCCGACATCACGCCCGACGACGCCGCGCGCGTCCTCGCGCTGCTGGAGTCCAGCGGGGCGCGGGCCGCCGCGCAGGACGACCTCGAGCGCGCCCTCACGGACGCGCGCCGCATCGCGGACGAGGCCGGAGCGCTGCGCGGCGTGCTGCAGGCCCTGGTGGCGGCCCTGACGGAGCGGCGCTCGTGA
- a CDS encoding ACT domain-containing protein — translation MPPAVSLRALPGDYVIARFPAGTDTGSLLPDLLRSAGLVSVTRTDREVSIVCDAALAPPGAEVDGEWRALYADGAIPFGLTGVVASLVDPLAAIGCPVFVVSTFDGDVLMTPGDRHADAVGALRAAGHTIAAATDHG, via the coding sequence GTGCCTCCTGCCGTCTCCCTGCGAGCCCTGCCCGGTGACTACGTGATCGCGCGGTTCCCCGCCGGCACCGACACCGGCTCGTTGCTCCCCGACCTCCTGCGCTCCGCCGGCCTGGTCTCCGTCACGCGGACCGATCGAGAGGTCTCGATCGTGTGCGACGCCGCCCTCGCGCCGCCCGGGGCGGAGGTCGACGGCGAGTGGCGGGCGCTCTACGCCGACGGCGCGATCCCGTTCGGGCTAACCGGCGTCGTCGCGTCCCTTGTCGATCCGCTCGCGGCGATCGGCTGCCCGGTCTTCGTCGTCTCCACCTTCGACGGCGACGTGCTGATGACGCCGGGCGACCGCCACGCCGACGCGGTCGGCGCCCTTCGCGCCGCAGGACACACGATCGCGGCCGCGACCGACCATGGCTGA
- a CDS encoding GDSL-type esterase/lipase family protein — protein sequence MTPRLSLGRPRRGSSHRGRRPLSPYNLGIRGHTGPQIAARVATEVPPRLARATDPRLVVSFGANDTREVDGARRATLAESLTALEDIRSAIDVPLLVVGPPAVVDAAQNRRLEELDAALHASAERLGVPYVGLYASTSTSPLWEREIVDSDGYHPGAEGYGLLAEIVVPRVLGWLRT from the coding sequence GTGACCCCGAGGCTCTCGCTGGGTCGGCCGCGTCGCGGCAGCAGCCATCGCGGACGGCGTCCGCTGTCGCCCTACAACCTCGGCATCCGCGGTCACACCGGACCGCAGATCGCGGCGCGCGTGGCCACCGAGGTGCCCCCTCGGCTCGCCCGGGCCACCGACCCGCGCCTGGTCGTGTCGTTCGGCGCGAACGACACCAGGGAGGTCGACGGCGCACGCCGGGCCACCCTTGCCGAGTCGCTCACCGCACTCGAGGACATCCGCTCGGCGATCGACGTCCCGCTGCTGGTGGTCGGGCCGCCGGCGGTCGTGGACGCCGCGCAGAACCGACGACTCGAGGAGCTGGACGCCGCGCTGCACGCGTCGGCCGAACGGCTCGGCGTGCCGTACGTGGGGCTCTACGCCTCCACGAGCACGTCACCGCTGTGGGAGCGCGAGATCGTGGACAGCGACGGGTACCACCCTGGGGCCGAGGGGTACGGGCTGCTCGCCGAGATCGTCGTGCCGCGCGTGCTCGGGTGGCTGCGGACCTGA
- a CDS encoding GNAT family N-acetyltransferase, producing MANALLVAGARESIEVALPARAHLRPLLDSEREIVSSLYRQTYVATPHEMTEAEARDEIDRTWAGEYGRLVMEATLGVWVGDELAGAIVTVQDPPWDDVPRGPFILDLFVHPAHRRTGLGRALVQTVQGTLRSGIALRVDDSAPEARSLYRALGFRPPAAAR from the coding sequence ATGGCCAATGCCCTCCTGGTCGCCGGGGCACGCGAGTCGATCGAGGTCGCTCTGCCTGCTCGCGCCCACCTCCGCCCGCTTCTCGACTCCGAGCGCGAGATCGTGTCGAGTCTGTACCGACAGACGTACGTCGCCACCCCTCACGAGATGACAGAGGCCGAGGCGCGCGACGAGATCGACCGGACGTGGGCTGGTGAGTACGGCCGACTCGTGATGGAGGCGACGCTCGGCGTCTGGGTCGGGGACGAGCTGGCGGGCGCGATCGTGACCGTGCAGGACCCGCCGTGGGACGACGTGCCTCGCGGTCCCTTCATCCTCGACCTGTTCGTCCACCCGGCCCACCGCCGTACTGGTCTCGGTCGAGCCCTCGTCCAGACCGTTCAGGGCACGCTCCGATCCGGTATCGCGCTCCGCGTCGACGACTCCGCACCGGAGGCCCGTTCCCTGTACCGCGCCCTCGGCTTCCGGCCTCCGGCCGCAGCACGGTAG
- the pflB gene encoding formate C-acetyltransferase — translation MSTETPADVSTDAWAGFRPGAWQDGVDVRDFIQRNYTPYEGDAAFLAGPTAKTLRTWETLERDYLSAERERRVYDVDTTTPADVDAFAPGWISEDDDVVVGLQTDVPLKRAMMPNGGWRMVETAISEAGKQVDPAVREIFTKYRKTHNEGVFDIYTPRIRAARSAHIITGLPDSYGRGRIIGDYRRVALYGVDALIEGKRRDKDTGVDQPFSESWARRREEHSEQIRALLKLKRLGEQYGFDLARPARTAQEAVQWTYLGYLASVKSQDGAAMSIGRLSPFFDVYLERDLAAGTITETDAQEIIDALVIKLRIVRFLRTIDYDQIFSGDPYWATWSDAGMSEDGRTQVTRTSFRLLQTLRNLGPAPEPNITIFWDDALPAGYKEMCAAISIETSAVQYESDREIRGHWGDDAAIACCVSPMAVGKQMQFFGARVNAAKALLYAINGGRDEMTGAQVVAGHDAVTGDAPLDFDDVWARYDAMLDWVVGTYVEALNIIHYSHDRYAYEAIEMALHDDEIVRTLGCGIAGLSIVADSLSAIRYATVTPVRDETGLVVDYLTEGEYPVYGNDDDRADEIAALVVRTVMAKIRALPTYRDAIPTQSVLTITSNVVYGRATGSFPSGHRRGEPFSPGANPENGRDTHGMVASMMSVGKLDYDDALDGISLTNTITPSALGRTRDEQVGNLVGILDAGMGEGLFHANINVLNKDTLVDAMEHPENYPQLTIRVSGYAVNFVKLTREQQRDVLARTFHASV, via the coding sequence ATGAGCACAGAGACCCCGGCGGACGTCAGCACGGATGCGTGGGCCGGCTTCCGGCCGGGTGCGTGGCAGGACGGCGTGGACGTCCGTGACTTCATCCAGCGGAACTACACGCCCTACGAGGGTGACGCCGCCTTCCTCGCCGGACCGACGGCGAAGACGCTGCGGACGTGGGAGACGCTCGAGCGCGACTACCTCTCGGCGGAGCGCGAGCGCCGGGTGTACGACGTCGACACCACCACGCCCGCCGACGTCGACGCCTTCGCCCCGGGCTGGATCAGCGAGGACGACGACGTCGTGGTCGGTCTGCAGACCGACGTACCCCTCAAGCGGGCCATGATGCCCAACGGCGGCTGGCGCATGGTGGAGACGGCGATCTCCGAGGCGGGCAAGCAGGTCGACCCCGCCGTGCGGGAGATCTTCACGAAGTACCGCAAGACCCACAACGAGGGGGTCTTCGACATCTACACGCCCCGTATCCGCGCCGCGCGGTCGGCGCACATCATCACCGGACTGCCCGACTCCTACGGCCGCGGCCGCATCATCGGCGACTACCGGCGCGTGGCGCTCTACGGCGTCGACGCCCTGATCGAGGGCAAGCGGCGGGACAAGGACACCGGGGTGGACCAGCCGTTCTCCGAGAGCTGGGCGCGGCGCCGCGAGGAGCACTCCGAGCAGATCCGTGCGCTGCTGAAGCTCAAGCGCCTCGGCGAGCAGTACGGGTTCGACCTCGCCCGCCCCGCCCGCACGGCGCAGGAGGCGGTGCAGTGGACGTACCTGGGCTACCTCGCCTCGGTGAAGAGCCAGGACGGCGCCGCGATGAGCATCGGCCGGCTCTCGCCGTTCTTCGACGTCTACCTCGAGCGCGACCTCGCCGCGGGCACGATCACCGAGACCGACGCGCAGGAGATCATCGACGCCCTCGTGATCAAGCTGCGCATCGTCCGCTTCCTGCGCACGATCGACTACGACCAGATCTTCTCCGGCGACCCGTACTGGGCCACCTGGTCAGACGCCGGGATGAGCGAGGACGGGCGCACCCAGGTCACGCGGACCTCGTTCCGACTGCTGCAGACGCTGCGCAACCTCGGCCCGGCGCCGGAGCCGAACATCACGATCTTCTGGGACGACGCGCTCCCCGCCGGCTACAAGGAGATGTGTGCCGCGATCTCGATCGAGACCTCGGCCGTCCAGTACGAGTCCGACCGCGAGATCCGCGGTCACTGGGGCGACGACGCCGCGATCGCGTGCTGCGTCTCGCCCATGGCCGTGGGCAAGCAGATGCAGTTCTTCGGGGCCAGGGTCAACGCGGCGAAGGCGCTGCTGTACGCGATCAACGGCGGTCGGGACGAGATGACCGGGGCGCAGGTGGTCGCGGGTCACGACGCCGTGACCGGGGACGCCCCGCTGGACTTCGACGACGTGTGGGCCCGGTACGACGCGATGCTCGACTGGGTCGTGGGCACCTACGTCGAGGCGCTGAACATCATCCACTACAGCCACGACCGCTACGCCTACGAGGCGATCGAGATGGCGCTGCACGACGACGAGATCGTCCGCACCCTGGGGTGCGGCATCGCCGGCCTCTCGATCGTGGCCGACAGCCTCTCGGCTATCCGGTACGCCACCGTGACGCCGGTCCGGGACGAGACCGGGCTGGTCGTGGACTACCTGACCGAAGGCGAGTACCCGGTCTACGGGAACGACGACGACCGCGCCGACGAGATCGCCGCGCTGGTGGTCCGCACGGTCATGGCGAAGATCCGCGCGCTGCCGACCTACCGCGACGCGATCCCGACGCAGTCGGTGCTGACCATCACCTCGAACGTCGTCTACGGCCGCGCCACGGGCTCCTTCCCGTCCGGCCACCGCCGTGGCGAGCCGTTCTCCCCCGGCGCCAACCCGGAGAACGGGCGGGACACGCACGGGATGGTCGCGAGCATGATGAGCGTCGGCAAGCTCGACTACGACGACGCGCTGGACGGCATCTCGCTGACCAACACGATCACGCCGTCGGCGCTCGGACGGACCAGGGACGAGCAGGTCGGCAACCTCGTGGGGATCCTCGACGCCGGGATGGGCGAGGGTCTGTTCCACGCGAACATCAACGTCCTGAACAAGGACACGCTGGTGGACGCGATGGAGCACCCGGAGAACTACCCGCAGCTGACGATCCGGGTCTCCGGCTACGCCGTGAACTTCGTCAAGCTCACCCGCGAGCAGCAGCGCGACGTGCTCGCGCGGACGTTCCACGCCTCGGTCTGA
- the pflA gene encoding pyruvate formate-lyase-activating protein: MGTDTLGGLATADGLDRPERLAGLRSGEIGLVHSWELVTAVDGPGTRMTTFLAGCPLRCLYCHNPDTMSARSGTPVAAADLLARIRRYRGVIRATGGGITLSGGEVLRQPAFASRILRGAREMGIHTAIDTSGFLGARTTDAFLADVDLVLLDVKSGDPETYRRVTGRELAPTLAFGRRLADLGIETWIRFVQVPGVTDVDANITPIVDYAASLPTVSRVEVLPFHQMGRDKWAQAGLRYELGDVEPPTPERTEEVRAMFRAAGLTTY, encoded by the coding sequence GTGGGCACCGACACCCTGGGTGGTCTCGCGACGGCGGACGGGCTCGACCGGCCAGAACGCCTGGCCGGTCTGCGGTCGGGCGAGATCGGCCTGGTGCACTCGTGGGAGCTCGTGACCGCCGTCGACGGACCCGGCACCCGGATGACGACGTTCCTGGCGGGCTGCCCCCTGCGCTGCCTGTACTGCCACAACCCGGACACCATGTCGGCCCGCTCCGGCACCCCGGTCGCGGCGGCGGACCTGCTCGCGCGGATCCGCCGCTACCGCGGGGTGATCCGGGCGACCGGGGGCGGGATCACGCTCTCGGGGGGCGAGGTGCTGCGGCAGCCGGCCTTCGCCTCGCGCATCCTCCGGGGTGCCCGCGAGATGGGCATCCACACCGCGATCGACACGTCGGGGTTCCTGGGCGCCCGCACCACGGACGCGTTCCTGGCCGACGTCGACCTCGTGCTGCTCGACGTGAAGTCCGGCGATCCGGAGACCTACCGCCGCGTGACCGGCCGCGAGCTCGCGCCCACGCTCGCGTTCGGGCGGCGGCTCGCCGACCTCGGCATCGAGACGTGGATCCGCTTCGTCCAGGTGCCGGGGGTCACCGACGTCGATGCCAACATCACCCCGATCGTGGACTACGCCGCGTCGCTGCCGACCGTCAGCCGCGTGGAGGTGCTGCCCTTCCACCAGATGGGCCGCGACAAGTGGGCGCAGGCGGGGCTGCGCTACGAGCTCGGCGACGTCGAGCCGCCGACGCCGGAGCGCACCGAGGAGGTCCGGGCGATGTTCCGCGCCGCGGGCCTGACCACGTACTGA
- the adhE gene encoding bifunctional acetaldehyde-CoA/alcohol dehydrogenase, with translation MVEHIDDLVARAQAALTQYASFDQETVDHIVAKAAVAALDEHGHLADLAVAETGRGLFEDKAVKNIFACEHVTHSMSGLRTVGVISRDELTGITEIAEPVGVVCGVTPVTNPTSTAIFKSLIALKTRNPIVFAFHPGAQECSVAAATVVRDAAVAAGAPADCIQWVTMPSLAATGALMNHPGVALILATGGNAMVRAAYSCGKPALGVGAGNVPAYITRTAKLERAVNDVVLSKAFDNGMICASEQAVVLDTEIYDEALAEFTRLHAHVVSAHEKALLERFVFGVEAHDAGCGGAKLNAAVVGRSPGWIAAQAGFEVPADTSVILVEVDDVGPSEPLTREKLAPVLAVLRATSTEEGIRLSERMVEFDGLGHSAAIHSEDASLAEEFGSRVKAVRIITNAPSSLGGIGDIYNAFIPSLTLGCGSYGHNSVSNNVSAVNLVNIKRIGRRNNNLQWFKVPAKTYFERHAIRYLTDMPDVERVTIVTDATMTTLGFVDRVIDVLNRRAGKVALQIIDQVEPEPSVGTVQRGAEQMRHFRPDTIIALGGGSPMDAAKVMWLLYEHPEVNFSDLKQKFFDVRKRAFTFPTLGSLAHLVCIPTTSGTGAEVTPFAVISDPGTGRKYPLADYALTPSVAIIDPALTELMPASLAADSGFDALTHATEAYVSVYANDFTDGMALQAIRLIFDNLEASVTGDAQDPATATAREKMHNAGTIAGMSFGNAFLGIVHAMAHVVGSTFHLVHGRTNATLLPHVIRYNGQVPTKLTSWPKYEHYVAPERFQEIARHLGLPASTPAEGVESYARAVEELRDRVGIPSSFRAQGVDETEFVSRLDEVATGAYEDQCAPANPRMPMREDMKELMLAAYYGTSDKD, from the coding sequence ATGGTCGAGCACATCGACGACCTCGTCGCGCGGGCGCAGGCCGCGCTGACGCAGTACGCCTCGTTCGACCAGGAGACGGTCGACCACATCGTCGCCAAGGCCGCCGTCGCGGCTCTGGACGAGCACGGCCACCTGGCCGACCTCGCCGTCGCCGAGACGGGCCGCGGGCTCTTCGAGGACAAGGCCGTGAAGAACATCTTCGCGTGCGAGCACGTCACGCACTCGATGTCGGGGCTGCGCACCGTGGGCGTCATCTCGCGCGACGAGCTGACCGGCATCACCGAGATCGCCGAGCCCGTCGGCGTCGTGTGCGGGGTCACGCCGGTGACCAACCCGACCTCGACGGCGATCTTCAAGTCGCTGATCGCGCTGAAGACGCGCAACCCGATCGTCTTCGCCTTCCACCCCGGCGCCCAGGAGTGCTCGGTCGCCGCCGCGACCGTGGTCAGGGACGCGGCCGTCGCCGCCGGCGCACCCGCCGACTGCATCCAGTGGGTGACGATGCCGTCGCTGGCCGCGACCGGGGCGCTGATGAACCACCCCGGCGTCGCCCTCATCCTCGCCACGGGTGGCAACGCGATGGTGCGCGCGGCGTACTCGTGCGGGAAGCCCGCCCTCGGCGTCGGCGCCGGGAACGTGCCCGCGTACATCACCCGGACGGCGAAGCTCGAGCGGGCGGTCAACGACGTCGTCCTGTCGAAGGCGTTCGACAACGGCATGATCTGCGCCTCCGAGCAGGCGGTCGTCCTCGACACCGAGATCTACGACGAGGCGCTTGCCGAGTTCACCCGGCTGCACGCCCACGTCGTGAGCGCGCACGAGAAGGCCCTGCTGGAACGGTTCGTCTTCGGTGTGGAGGCGCACGACGCCGGGTGCGGCGGCGCGAAGCTGAACGCCGCCGTCGTCGGCCGCTCGCCCGGGTGGATCGCAGCCCAGGCCGGCTTCGAGGTCCCGGCCGACACGTCCGTGATCCTCGTGGAGGTCGACGACGTCGGGCCGTCGGAGCCGCTGACGCGCGAGAAGCTCGCGCCGGTGCTCGCGGTGCTGCGGGCGACGTCGACCGAGGAGGGCATCCGGCTGTCGGAGCGCATGGTCGAGTTCGACGGGCTCGGTCACTCCGCCGCCATCCACTCCGAGGACGCCTCGCTGGCGGAGGAGTTCGGCTCCCGAGTCAAGGCCGTCCGCATCATCACGAACGCGCCGAGCTCCCTCGGCGGCATCGGCGACATCTACAACGCCTTCATCCCCTCGCTCACGCTCGGGTGCGGCTCCTACGGGCACAACTCGGTGTCCAACAACGTCTCGGCGGTCAACCTCGTGAACATCAAGCGCATCGGCCGCCGCAACAACAACCTGCAGTGGTTCAAGGTGCCGGCGAAGACCTACTTCGAGCGTCACGCGATCCGCTACCTGACGGACATGCCCGACGTCGAACGCGTCACCATCGTCACCGACGCCACCATGACGACGCTCGGGTTCGTCGACCGCGTCATCGACGTGCTGAACCGCCGCGCCGGCAAGGTCGCGCTGCAGATCATCGACCAGGTCGAGCCCGAACCCAGCGTGGGCACCGTGCAGCGCGGCGCCGAGCAGATGCGCCACTTCCGACCCGACACGATCATCGCGCTCGGCGGCGGTTCACCGATGGACGCCGCCAAGGTGATGTGGCTGCTGTACGAGCACCCGGAGGTGAACTTCTCCGATCTCAAGCAGAAGTTCTTCGACGTGCGCAAGCGCGCCTTCACCTTCCCCACGCTCGGGTCGCTGGCGCACCTCGTGTGCATCCCGACGACGTCGGGCACCGGCGCCGAGGTGACCCCGTTCGCGGTCATCTCCGACCCGGGGACCGGCCGGAAGTACCCGCTGGCGGACTACGCCCTGACCCCGTCCGTCGCGATCATCGACCCGGCCCTGACGGAGCTGATGCCGGCCTCGCTCGCGGCCGACTCGGGGTTCGACGCGCTCACGCACGCGACCGAGGCCTACGTCAGCGTCTACGCGAACGACTTCACCGACGGCATGGCGCTGCAGGCGATCCGACTGATCTTCGACAACCTCGAGGCGTCCGTGACCGGCGACGCGCAGGATCCGGCCACGGCGACGGCGCGCGAGAAGATGCACAACGCCGGCACCATCGCCGGTATGAGCTTCGGCAACGCGTTCCTGGGGATCGTGCACGCCATGGCCCACGTGGTCGGCTCGACCTTCCACCTCGTGCACGGGCGCACCAACGCCACGCTGCTGCCGCACGTCATCCGGTACAACGGCCAGGTCCCGACCAAGCTGACGAGCTGGCCGAAGTACGAGCACTACGTGGCACCCGAGCGCTTCCAGGAGATCGCCCGGCACCTCGGCCTGCCGGCGAGCACCCCGGCCGAGGGCGTGGAGTCCTACGCGCGGGCGGTCGAGGAGCTGCGCGACCGCGTCGGCATCCCGTCGTCGTTCCGGGCGCAGGGGGTGGACGAGACCGAGTTCGTCTCGCGGCTCGACGAGGTCGCGACCGGTGCCTACGAGGACCAGTGCGCGCCGGCCAACCCGCGCATGCCGATGCGCGAGGACATGAAGGAGCTCATGCTCGCCGCGTACTACGGCACGTCCGACAAGGACTGA